One part of the Hirundo rustica isolate bHirRus1 chromosome 11, bHirRus1.pri.v3, whole genome shotgun sequence genome encodes these proteins:
- the PHLPP2 gene encoding LOW QUALITY PROTEIN: PH domain leucine-rich repeat-containing protein phosphatase 2 (The sequence of the model RefSeq protein was modified relative to this genomic sequence to represent the inferred CDS: deleted 2 bases in 2 codons): MGEAGPGRGPGAGPGPREAQEPEEDEAAAPGGARGGRAGSRGGIRVLKRNAKRTGSRSCQSRSRVGSRERIWLKGDVGRGCVYVYGRDSAAAAPSDLRLVLCTVDTQASEICDGEGRKNLFLQLHGDLVRRLEPTEKPLQIVYDYLAGLGFDDPLRMQEEAANSDLSCMIRFYSEKPCQVEQLDRILLSGVYNVRKGKTQLHKWAERSVTLCGTCLIVSSVKDSHAGKMHILPLIGGKVEEIKRRQYTLAFTSAGAQAQTYHISFETLAECQRWHRQASTIVSMRFSMVDLSCYSLEEVPEHLFYSQDITYLNLRHNFMRTGGAGSLDSLCRFSQLKSLNLSHNRLGEFPVSLCEISTLTELNISCNGLHYLPSQIGKLLNLQTFWLDGNFLTSLPEEMGNLQQLSCLGLSFNNFCELPAICEKLVTLDKLALAGNLLETLDLTVLNRMSHIKSVDLRLNNLKRAAADTQEGNRSVAYMDLRDNQMTDLDLSSLVNLEQLHCERNKLRELTLSGFSLRALYANRNCLTAVNIYPVPGLLTCLELSHNQLQRVPDWACEAKKLEVLDVSYNLLLELPSRVLRSLSLRKLMVGHNRLQSLPPLLEHIPLEVLDLQHNLLTKLPETLFVKALNLRYLNASANSLESLPSTCTGEESLSMLQLLYLTNNNLTDQCIPVLVGHPNLRILHLANNNLQTFPASKLSKLEHLEELNLSGNKLKTIPTTVANCKLLHTLIAHSNEISIFPEILHLPRIQFVDLSCNELTEILIPEALPGALQELDLSGNTNLVLEHKTLDIFSHITTLKIDAKPSLTADSALTSAFWSHGVAELAGQRNKLCVSSLALGSFAEGVEAVYGMFDGDKNEELPRLLQCTMADVLLEEVQQSDTMFMSNTFLVSHRKLGMAGQKLGSSAVLCYIRNEVADPASNFSLTVANVGTCQAVLCRSGKAMPLSKVFSFEQCSEEARRVKGQKAIITEDNKVNGVTCCTRMLGCTYLHPWILPKPHVNSIPLTVQDELLLLGNKALWEHLSYAEAVSAVRHLHDPLAAAKKLCTLAQSYGCQDNVGAMVICLNISEDNCTCEMHGLTLTGPGGFSSTTTKPATPSCSSGISSEFSSELSASEVSSEVGSTASDEHNAVGLDGSLLPRQERRCSLHPVPPSSIFQRQPSSATFSSNQSDNGLDSDDEQPVEGVMTNGSKVEVEVDIHCCKGKGLELERPAAEYSSSAPGPEDDSELVLVIRRQNSVNSNTVQRGIKEKCELQKSLSTCCLYGKKLSNGSIVPLEESLNLIEVATEAPKKKTGYFAAPSQMEPEDQFVVPPDLEEEVKEQMKQHEEDRGDQELKEQHAAPLPEEFDTAL; the protein is encoded by the exons GAGGCTGGAGCCCACAGAAAAACCCCTTCAGATTGTGTATGACTACTTGGCTGGGTTGGGTTTTGATGATCCTCTCAGAATGCaagaagaagcagcaaactCTGATCTCAGCTGTATGATTCGCTTTTACAGTG aaaagccATGTCAAGTGGAACAGTTGGATCGCATCCTGCTCTCTGGAGTCTATAACGTACGCAAAGGAAAGACCCAGCTGCACAAGTGGGCAGAGCGCTCAGTGACTCTCTGTGGTACGTGCCTCATTGTGTCCTCGGTGAAGGACAGCCATGCAGGGAAGATGCACATCTTGCCTCTCATTGGAGGGAAg GTAGAAGAGATAAAACGTCGGCAGTACACCCTTGCTTTCACATCTGCTGGAGCACAAGCTCAGACATACCACATTTCCTTTGAAACGCTGGCAGAGTGCCAGCGGTGGCACCGGCAAGCATCGACG attgTGTCCATGCGATTCAGCATGGTTGACCTTTCATGCTACAGCCTTGAGGAAGTACCAGAGCACCTCTTCTATAGTCAAGATATCACCTACCTCAACTTACGCCACAATTTTATGAGAACAGGTGGAGCAGGGAGTCTTGACTCTCTTTGCAG GTTTTCTCAGTTGAAGAGTCTGAATTTGTCTCATAATAGACTGGGAGAGTTTCCTGTATCACTGTGTGAGATCTCTACTCTGACAGAGCTTAATATTTCCTGTAATGGACTTCATTACTTGCCAAGTCAGATTGGCAAACTGTTGAA TCTCCAGACCTTCTGGCTTGATGGCAATTTCCTCACATCCTTACCAGAAGAGATGggaaacctgcagcagctcagctgtctTGGGCTCTCCTTCAATAACTTCTGTGAACTGCCAGCAATTTGTGAGAAACTTGTCACCCTAGACAAACTAGCCCTGGCAGGGAACTTGCTGGAGACCCTGGACCTGACGGTGCTGAACCGTATGAGTCACATCAAAAGTGTGGACCTGAG GCTGAACAACCtgaagagagcagcagctgacactCAGGAGGGGAACAGATCTGTGGCTTACATGGATTTACGAGACAATCAGATGACAGATCTGGATCTGAGCTCCTTGGTCaacctggagcagctgcactgcGAGCGAAATAAGCTGAGAGAGCTGACACTGAGCGGCTTCTCCCTTCGGGCCCTGTATGCCAACAGAAACT GTCTGACAGCTGTCAATATTTATCCAGTTCCTGGTCTACTGACATGTCTAGAACTCTCTCA CAATCAACTACAGCGTGTCCCAGACTGGGCCTGTGAAGCAAAGAAACTGGAAGTTTTGGATGTGAGCTACAACCTACTCTTGGAGCTTCCGTCAAG GGTCCTCAGAAGCTTGAGTCTTCGGAAGTTGATGGTGGGGCACAATCGTCTGCAGAGCCTTCCACCTCTTCTAGAACACATTCCACTGGAGGTGCTGGACCTTCAGCACAACCTGTTGACTAAACTCCCAGAGACACTCTTCGTCAAAGCTCTGAA CCTCAGGTACCTGAATGCGTCTGCAAACAGCCTGGAGTCCTTGCCCTCCACATGTACAGGGGAGGAGAGTCTGAGCATGCTGCAGCTGCTATACTTGACTAATAACAACCTCACAGATCAATGCATACCTGTCTTGGTGGGACACCCAAACCTACGGATCCTGCATCTGGCAAACAACAACCTGCAGACTTTCCCTGCAAG CAAACTTAGTAAGCTGGAGCACTTGGAAGAACTGAATCTGAGTGGCAACAAACTGAAAACAATTCCTACAACGGTTGCAAAT TGCAAGCTACTTCATACACTTATT GCACACTCTAATGAAATCAGCATTTTCCCAGAAATCCTGCATTTGCCCCGTATTCAG TTTGTGGATTTGAGCTGCAATGAGTTAACTGAAATCCTAATCCCTGAGGCGTTGCCAGGTGCCTTGCAAGAGCTGGATTTGAGTGGAAACACAAACCTGGTGCTAGAACACAAGACACTGGATATCTTCAG TCACATTACCACACTGAAGATTGATGCTAAGCCCTCCCTCACGGCCGACTCGGCACTCACTTCTGCCTTCTGGAGTCACGGAGTAGCTGAGCTGGCAGGCCAAAGAAATAA GCTGTGTGTGTCATCCCTGGCACTGGGGAGCTTTGCAGAGGGGGTGGAGGCTGTGTATGGCATGTTCGATGGTGACAAGAACGAAGAACTGCCACGCTTGCTGCAGTGCACCATGGCCGATGTGCTCCTGGAGGAGGTACAGCAGTCTGACACCATGTTCATGTCCAACACCTTCTTGGTCTCCCACAG GAAGCTGGGCATGGCTGGGCAGAAGCTGGGTTCCTCTGCTGTCCTTTGCTACATTCGTAATGAGGTGGCTGATCCAGCCAGCAACTTTTCTCTGACGGTGGCCAATGTGGGGACGTGCCAAGCTGTTCTGTGCCGAAGTGGAAAAGCAATGCCTCTCTCCAAAGTCTTCAGCTTTGAACAGTGTTCAGAAGAAGCCAGGAGAGTCAAGGGGCAAAAAGCCATTATAACAGAG GACAATAAAGTCAATGGTGTGACTTGCTGTACTCGGATGCTGGGCTGCACGTACCTGCATCCTTGGATCCTGCCCAAACCACACGTCAATTCTATTCCACTGACTGTACAAGATGAGTTGCTACTTCTAGGGAACAAAGCTCTCTGGGAACACCTTTCTTACGCAGAGGCTGTCTCAGCTGTGCGGCACCTACATGACCCACTAGCTGCTGCAAAGAAACTCTGCACTTTAGCCCAAAGCTATGGTTGCCAAGACAATGTTGGTGCAATGGTGATATGTCTGAACATCAGTGAGGACAACTGCACGTGTGAGATGCATGGCCTCACTCTGACAGGGCCTGGGGGATTTAGTTCTACCACAACCAAACCAGCAACACCTTCATGTAGCAGTGGAATTTCTTCAGAGTTCAGCAGTGAACTCTCTGCTTCTGAGGTTAGCAGTGAGGTGGGCTCTACTGCATCAGATGAACACAATGCTGTTGGTCTCGATGGCAGTTTGCTACCACGACAAGAACGACGTTGCAGCCTACATCCTGTGCCCCCTTCAAGCATCTTCCAGCGCCAACCTTCTAGTGCCACCTTCTCTAGCAACCAGTCTGACAATGGTCTAGATAGTGATGATGAGCAGCCTGTGGAAGGTGTGATGACAAATGGCAGTAAAGTGGAGGTAGAGGTGGACATCCATTGCTGTAAAGGAAAGGGTCTGGAATTAGAACGTCCTGCTGCAGAGTATAGCTCTTCTGCTCCAGGGCCAGAGGATGACTCTGAGCTTGTACTTGTCATTCGGAGGCAGAACAGTGTAAACAGCAACACCGTGCAGAGAGGGATCAAGGAAAAGTGTGAACTCCAAAAATCTCTTTCCACATGTTGTCTTTATGGAAAGAAGCTTTCCAATGGCTCCATAGTGCCCTTGGAGGAGAGCCTCAACCTCATTGAAGTAGCAACAGAGGCACCCAAGAAGAAGACAGGCTATTttgctgctccatcccagaTGGAGCCAGAAGATCAATTTGTGGTGCCACCTGATCTAGAAGAGGAAGTGAAGGAACAAATGAAGCAGCACGAGGAGGACAGAGGAGATCAGGAGCTGAAAGAACAACATGCAGCACCCCTGCCAGAGGAGTTTGACACAGCTTTGTAA